One Frankia alni ACN14a DNA window includes the following coding sequences:
- a CDS encoding NUDIX hydrolase, whose translation MPSPPESSAATTAHDHPDPGPDTDAHADTHADADTHAGGGAGGLPAEVVPVALSVDLVLLTVREEQLQVLLVRRGIEPYRDRWALPGGFVRPGEDLAAAAVRELAEETGLRHPPAHLEQLATYGAPDRDPRGRVVTVAFLALAPQSRTPIAGTDAAASRWEPVSTQGCGSRLAFDHAAILADGLERARAKIEYSAAAAAFCEDEFTVAELRRIYELVWNSRLDPRNFHRKVTGTAGFLVPTGRFTSRDGGRPAELYRRGDATVLHPAMLRPVPRLP comes from the coding sequence ATGCCGTCCCCACCGGAGTCGTCCGCCGCCACGACCGCCCACGACCACCCCGACCCCGGCCCCGACACCGACGCCCACGCCGACACCCACGCCGACGCAGACACCCACGCCGGCGGCGGGGCGGGCGGGCTGCCGGCGGAGGTCGTGCCGGTGGCGCTCAGCGTCGATCTGGTCCTGCTGACCGTCCGCGAGGAGCAGCTCCAGGTGCTGCTGGTGCGCCGCGGGATCGAGCCCTACCGGGACCGATGGGCCCTGCCCGGCGGCTTCGTCCGGCCGGGCGAGGACCTCGCCGCGGCGGCCGTGCGGGAACTCGCCGAGGAGACCGGGCTGCGCCACCCCCCGGCACATCTCGAACAGCTCGCGACCTACGGCGCGCCGGATCGCGATCCCCGCGGCCGGGTTGTCACGGTGGCGTTCCTGGCGCTCGCGCCGCAGTCGCGTACGCCGATCGCCGGCACGGACGCCGCCGCGAGCCGCTGGGAGCCGGTCTCGACCCAGGGCTGCGGGTCCCGGCTGGCCTTCGACCATGCGGCGATCCTCGCGGACGGGCTGGAACGCGCCCGGGCGAAGATCGAGTACAGTGCGGCGGCGGCGGCCTTCTGCGAGGACGAGTTCACGGTGGCGGAGCTGCGCCGGATCTACGAGCTGGTCTGGAACTCACGGCTGGACCCCCGCAACTTCCACCGCAAGGTGACCGGGACCGCGGGCTTTCTCGTCCCGACCGGGCGCTTCACGAGCCGAGACGGAGGCCGGCCCGCGGAGCTGTACCGCCGGGGCGACGCCACGGTGCTGCATCCCGCGATGCTTCGGCCCGTCCCGCGGCTACCCTGA
- a CDS encoding MGDG synthase family glycosyltransferase — protein sequence MAQIGGITVSGPSENGDAAAMAAPATRPSAEGRPAGVVSAVERLGDGGAPDRGGPVIDGVAVEEAATAALLAGAASRQPATRRGSALLLSGSLGMGHDVMAEACGASLTRRGFTARTADSLRMLGGRNGSRGEKVFRGMIAVPGLYDAVHFSQMRTGGRLALAIERASSRYVVPALRQELTEQPTDLVISIFATGAAATSRVKPEFPGLVTAVFSTDCCVHRLWVHDNTDLYLVTSQTAARYVRRFAPNALVSVVPTPVREPFYDPPTQEEARAALGIPADAPCVLLMSGSWGLGPLVEGAAAMAAAGIYVLAVAGRNKPLAARLTALAERQHKVIPFGFTDRIPALMAASDLVVTSSGDTCSEARVIGRDLLLIDVVPGHGRDNLQKELERGHAEVTNTDPVSLTRSALACLDRVKPPSDRVAIGPQAWEQAFGSALAQIGFGAHW from the coding sequence ATGGCGCAGATCGGCGGTATCACGGTGAGCGGACCATCCGAAAACGGCGATGCGGCGGCGATGGCCGCCCCTGCGACCCGACCCTCCGCGGAGGGTCGGCCGGCGGGGGTGGTGTCGGCGGTCGAGCGGCTCGGCGACGGCGGGGCGCCCGACCGCGGCGGACCGGTGATCGACGGCGTCGCGGTGGAGGAGGCCGCGACCGCGGCCCTGCTCGCCGGGGCCGCGTCGCGGCAGCCGGCGACCCGTCGTGGATCGGCGCTGCTGCTGTCCGGCTCGCTGGGCATGGGGCACGACGTCATGGCCGAGGCGTGCGGGGCGTCGCTGACCCGGCGAGGGTTCACCGCCCGGACCGCCGACAGCCTGCGCATGCTCGGCGGGCGCAACGGCTCCCGCGGGGAGAAGGTCTTCCGCGGGATGATCGCCGTGCCGGGCCTGTACGACGCCGTGCACTTCTCCCAGATGCGCACCGGCGGCCGGCTGGCCCTGGCGATCGAGCGGGCGTCGAGCCGCTACGTCGTCCCCGCGCTGCGTCAGGAGCTCACCGAGCAACCGACCGATCTGGTCATCTCCATCTTCGCCACCGGCGCCGCAGCGACCAGCCGGGTCAAGCCGGAGTTTCCCGGCCTGGTCACCGCGGTGTTCTCCACCGACTGCTGCGTGCACCGGCTGTGGGTGCACGACAACACCGACCTGTACCTGGTCACCTCGCAGACCGCCGCCCGCTACGTGCGGCGGTTCGCGCCGAACGCGCTCGTCTCGGTCGTGCCCACCCCGGTGCGCGAGCCGTTCTACGACCCGCCCACCCAGGAGGAGGCGCGCGCGGCACTCGGCATCCCGGCCGACGCTCCGTGCGTGCTGCTGATGTCCGGCTCCTGGGGACTCGGGCCGCTGGTCGAGGGCGCCGCGGCGATGGCGGCGGCGGGGATCTACGTGCTCGCGGTGGCCGGGCGGAACAAGCCGCTGGCGGCGCGGCTGACCGCCCTGGCCGAGCGGCAGCACAAGGTCATCCCGTTCGGCTTCACCGACCGCATCCCGGCGCTGATGGCCGCCAGCGACCTGGTCGTCACCTCCTCCGGGGACACCTGCAGCGAGGCGCGGGTGATCGGCCGGGACCTGCTGCTCATCGACGTCGTGCCGGGGCACGGCCGCGACAACCTGCAGAAGGAGCTCGAACGCGGGCACGCCGAGGTCACCAACACCGACCCGGTGTCGCTGACCCGCTCCGCGCTGGCCTGCCTCGACCGGGTCAAGCCCCCCTCGGACCGGGTGGCGATCGGGCCGCAGGCGTGGGAGCAGGCGTTCGGTTCGGCCCTGGCGCAGATCGGCTTCGGTGCCCACTGGTGA
- a CDS encoding metallophosphoesterase: MRYAVLADLHGRPGALRRILAAAAAAGADEIVCLGDYLEAKVPRRLHDPSRFWPLERVVDPDPALWARLAGIRRVLGNQELRIRELLRPEQVPADLAVLLDAPERDRLHGLVGLHGHQIRWSTGRAEPVGGPGEPGEPGEPVGTAADGSADGRALLVPVAADVPRVPVVVVGHTHQEAMFEIVWSDTALGGDAADGPAVGLVRPAGMPGPAGMPDPAGVVRTLPPVEPGRPVAVRLDAGPSGGGPSGGGPFDTGRTDTGRFGAATLVVNVGPARGKPSHWLLYDTDRGEISFQRAVR; the protein is encoded by the coding sequence GTGCGATATGCCGTGCTTGCCGACCTCCACGGCCGACCGGGGGCGCTGCGGCGGATCCTCGCCGCCGCGGCGGCGGCGGGCGCCGACGAGATCGTCTGCCTCGGCGACTACCTGGAGGCGAAGGTCCCACGTCGCCTGCACGATCCCTCGCGGTTCTGGCCGCTGGAGCGCGTCGTCGACCCCGACCCGGCGCTGTGGGCGCGTCTCGCCGGCATCCGCCGGGTGCTGGGGAACCAGGAGCTGCGCATCCGCGAGCTGCTGCGGCCCGAGCAGGTACCCGCCGACCTCGCCGTCCTGCTGGACGCGCCCGAGCGGGATCGCCTGCACGGTCTCGTGGGCCTGCACGGCCACCAGATCCGTTGGTCGACCGGTCGCGCCGAGCCCGTCGGCGGCCCGGGTGAGCCGGGTGAGCCGGGTGAGCCGGTCGGGACGGCGGCCGACGGCTCCGCGGACGGGCGGGCTCTGCTCGTGCCGGTCGCCGCCGACGTCCCCCGGGTGCCGGTAGTGGTGGTGGGGCACACCCACCAGGAGGCCATGTTCGAGATCGTCTGGTCCGACACCGCCCTTGGCGGCGATGCGGCGGACGGCCCGGCGGTGGGGCTGGTGCGGCCTGCGGGGATGCCGGGGCCTGCGGGGATGCCGGACCCTGCGGGGGTCGTGCGGACGCTGCCTCCCGTCGAGCCCGGCCGGCCGGTCGCGGTGCGCCTCGACGCGGGTCCGTCCGGTGGGGGTCCGTCCGGTGGGGGTCCGTTCGACACGGGTCGCACCGACACCGGTCGGTTCGGTGCTGCCACGCTGGTGGTCAACGTCGGGCCCGCCCGGGGCAAGCCGTCGCACTGGTTGTTGTACGACACGGACCGTGGCGAGATCAGCTTCCAGCGAGCGGTCCGATAG
- a CDS encoding MSMEG_0572/Sll0783 family nitrogen starvation response protein — MELTENDRQSLNEVPHPALPPGSNLYGSTKIFPDYQARDGECYLTLVHGIAHESSVSFVAILQATRALRKGFESVLYFYGPGAMNTMATRGFPHTGDSAFPGEHNINHQIETFIKEGGKVYVCRFGLSLHGLREEDVIDGVIPAHPLDIQDCVIEYTRRGAIINSTFMF; from the coding sequence ATGGAGCTGACGGAGAACGACCGGCAGAGCCTCAACGAGGTTCCCCATCCGGCACTCCCCCCGGGTAGCAACCTGTACGGATCGACCAAGATCTTCCCGGACTACCAGGCCCGTGACGGCGAGTGCTACCTGACCCTCGTCCACGGCATCGCACACGAGTCGTCGGTCAGCTTCGTCGCGATATTGCAGGCCACCCGCGCCCTACGCAAGGGCTTCGAGTCCGTCCTCTATTTCTACGGGCCCGGCGCGATGAACACGATGGCGACCCGAGGATTTCCGCACACCGGCGATTCCGCGTTTCCGGGCGAGCACAACATCAATCACCAGATCGAGACGTTCATCAAGGAGGGCGGGAAGGTCTACGTCTGCCGGTTCGGACTGTCGCTGCACGGCCTGCGCGAGGAGGACGTCATCGACGGGGTGATACCCGCGCATCCGCTGGACATCCAGGACTGCGTCATCGAGTACACCCGGCGTGGCGCGATCATCAATTCCACCTTCATGTTCTGA
- a CDS encoding NAD-dependent epimerase/dehydratase family protein has protein sequence MKIAVTGGSGFIGSHVVDRLLDAGHDVLSLDVDSRPSDPRATSRQVDVLDLPGLTAALAGVEAVFHVAGMSNVDFAYADPARTVRLNVEGTGNVCEAARQAGVARVLFASTVWVYGAVGERADPAPLTEDAEITLGRAGHVYTSTKLAAELLLHSYQQTYGLPFTILRYGIPYGPGMRDELVLARFVRKALDGESLTVAGDGQQFRNYVFVRDLADAHVLALRPEAENATIALEGAEAVSVLEMAQAVCSHFPGTAIEHVPARPGDFRGREVSAQRALDLLGWQPTTPFTDGVRQYIEWYLANRRPPAQAVQPVDDLDVSAASSE, from the coding sequence ATGAAGATTGCCGTTACCGGAGGCTCGGGCTTCATCGGCAGCCACGTCGTGGACCGTCTCCTCGACGCCGGGCACGACGTCCTCTCCCTCGACGTCGACTCCCGCCCGAGCGACCCGCGGGCCACCAGCCGGCAGGTCGACGTGCTCGACCTGCCGGGGCTGACCGCGGCGCTGGCCGGGGTCGAGGCGGTGTTCCACGTCGCGGGGATGTCCAACGTGGACTTCGCCTACGCCGATCCGGCGCGCACGGTGCGGCTCAACGTCGAGGGCACCGGCAACGTCTGCGAGGCGGCCCGCCAGGCCGGCGTCGCTCGTGTGCTGTTCGCCAGCACCGTCTGGGTCTACGGCGCCGTCGGGGAACGGGCGGATCCGGCGCCCCTCACCGAGGACGCCGAGATCACTCTCGGTCGCGCCGGTCACGTCTACACCTCGACGAAGCTCGCCGCCGAGCTGCTGCTGCACAGCTACCAGCAGACCTACGGGCTGCCCTTCACGATCCTGCGCTACGGCATCCCCTATGGTCCCGGCATGCGCGACGAGCTGGTGCTGGCCCGGTTCGTCCGCAAGGCGCTCGACGGCGAGTCGCTGACCGTCGCCGGCGACGGGCAGCAGTTCCGCAACTACGTGTTCGTCCGCGACCTCGCCGACGCCCACGTGCTGGCGCTGCGGCCCGAGGCGGAGAACGCCACCATCGCCCTGGAGGGCGCCGAGGCGGTCAGCGTGCTGGAGATGGCGCAGGCGGTGTGCAGCCACTTCCCCGGCACGGCGATCGAGCACGTCCCGGCCCGGCCGGGCGACTTCCGGGGCCGGGAGGTGTCGGCCCAGCGGGCGCTGGATCTGCTGGGCTGGCAGCCGACCACCCCGTTCACGGACGGGGTACGGCAGTACATCGAGTGGTACCTGGCAAACCGACGGCCTCCGGCGCAGGCCGTCCAGCCCGTCGACGACCTAGACGTCTCCGCGGCGTCCTCGGAGTAA
- a CDS encoding alpha/beta fold hydrolase, with protein sequence MEDEAPAWFEAALDSRPQRHETEVAGATISYRCWGTAGRPAIVLVHGGAAHAGWWDHIAPLIPSEYRVVALDLSGHGDSDRREDYTLSTWAAEVIAVIDHAGITSPPIIIGHSMGGWVTITTAAEYPDRVAGIVVVDSPVQEFTPEERAARDRTAFGPLRVYPTATDALARFRTVPDQPSSLPFIIDHIARGSIGSVQGGWTWKFDPKVFGNRTPSPEVLRKVHCRVALFRAEYGLLTPDIGVQMYNLLGRVAPVIEIPLAGHHVMLDRPLLLVTGIRTILADWEHSSPQERTD encoded by the coding sequence ATGGAAGACGAAGCACCGGCCTGGTTCGAGGCCGCCCTTGACAGCCGACCGCAGCGGCACGAGACCGAGGTCGCCGGCGCCACCATCAGCTACCGCTGCTGGGGTACGGCCGGGCGGCCGGCGATCGTCCTGGTTCACGGCGGCGCCGCCCACGCGGGGTGGTGGGACCACATCGCCCCCCTCATCCCCAGCGAGTACCGGGTCGTCGCCCTGGACCTGTCCGGGCACGGCGACAGCGACCGGCGCGAGGACTACACGCTGAGCACATGGGCGGCGGAGGTCATCGCCGTCATCGACCATGCCGGGATCACCTCGCCGCCGATCATCATCGGTCACAGCATGGGCGGCTGGGTCACGATCACGACGGCCGCCGAGTACCCGGACCGGGTCGCCGGCATCGTCGTCGTCGACTCCCCCGTCCAGGAGTTCACCCCGGAGGAGCGGGCCGCCCGCGACCGGACCGCCTTCGGGCCGCTGCGGGTCTACCCGACCGCGACCGACGCCCTCGCCCGGTTCCGCACGGTTCCGGACCAGCCGAGCTCGCTGCCGTTCATCATCGACCACATTGCCCGCGGGTCGATCGGCTCGGTGCAGGGCGGCTGGACGTGGAAGTTCGACCCGAAGGTGTTCGGCAACCGCACGCCCTCCCCGGAGGTGCTGCGCAAGGTGCACTGTCGGGTCGCGCTGTTCCGGGCCGAGTACGGCCTGCTGACGCCGGACATCGGGGTGCAGATGTACAACCTGCTCGGCCGGGTGGCGCCGGTGATCGAGATTCCGCTCGCCGGTCATCACGTGATGCTCGACCGGCCGCTGCTGCTGGTCACGGGCATCCGCACCATCCTGGCCGACTGGGAGCACTCCTCCCCTCAGGAACGCACCGACTGA
- a CDS encoding DegT/DnrJ/EryC1/StrS family aminotransferase, which yields MHVPAARIVFSPEDRAEIASATIEILSTGAMTLGAHTNEFESAFAAAHRAPFAVAVSSGTAALEIILRSLDVQGADVVVPTNTFAATAFAVIRAGATPVFADVSPDTFALTARDVAAAVTPNTRAVVLVHIGGLIASDVAELAAFCADRGLALVEDAAHAHGCRHGEGYAGSFGVAGAFSFYPTKLITSGEGGMIVTADPAIHEAALVYRDQGKAGFLGNTHIKQGYAWRLSEMHAVTGKVHLRHLDEFLTTRAAVAARYDAALDALDGATRLRVPAGDVCNYYKYIVLPRPGVDRARLKKELKERYGVSLSGEVYEAPLHQQPVFSDYAGRSLPVAEDLCARHVCLPIHSDMTDAEADHVVTSFAAALASLDLDG from the coding sequence GTGCATGTCCCCGCGGCGCGCATCGTCTTCTCACCGGAGGATCGCGCGGAGATCGCGTCGGCCACGATCGAGATCCTTTCCACCGGCGCGATGACCTTGGGCGCTCATACCAACGAATTCGAGTCGGCATTCGCCGCCGCTCACCGGGCCCCGTTCGCGGTGGCCGTGAGCAGCGGCACGGCCGCACTGGAGATCATTCTCCGAAGTCTGGACGTTCAGGGTGCGGACGTCGTCGTTCCCACCAACACCTTCGCCGCGACCGCGTTCGCGGTAATCCGGGCCGGGGCCACCCCGGTCTTTGCGGATGTGAGTCCGGACACCTTCGCGCTGACCGCCCGTGACGTCGCGGCGGCCGTGACCCCCAACACCCGGGCCGTGGTCCTGGTGCACATCGGCGGCCTGATTGCGTCGGACGTCGCCGAGCTGGCTGCGTTCTGCGCCGACCGGGGCCTCGCGCTCGTCGAGGACGCGGCGCACGCCCACGGCTGCCGCCACGGCGAGGGCTATGCCGGCTCCTTCGGGGTGGCGGGCGCGTTCTCGTTCTACCCGACCAAGCTGATCACCAGCGGCGAGGGCGGGATGATCGTCACCGCCGACCCCGCCATCCACGAGGCCGCCCTGGTCTACCGCGACCAGGGCAAGGCGGGCTTCCTCGGCAACACCCACATCAAGCAGGGCTACGCCTGGCGCCTCAGCGAGATGCACGCCGTCACCGGCAAGGTGCACCTGCGCCACCTCGACGAGTTCCTGACGACCCGGGCCGCCGTGGCCGCCCGCTACGACGCCGCGCTCGACGCCCTCGACGGCGCCACCCGCCTGCGGGTGCCCGCGGGCGACGTCTGCAACTACTACAAGTACATCGTGCTTCCTCGTCCCGGGGTCGACCGGGCGCGGCTGAAGAAGGAGCTCAAGGAGCGCTACGGGGTCTCGCTCAGCGGTGAGGTCTACGAGGCCCCGCTGCACCAGCAGCCCGTGTTCAGCGACTACGCGGGCCGCTCGCTGCCGGTCGCGGAGGACCTGTGCGCCCGGCACGTGTGCCTGCCGATCCATTCCGACATGACCGACGCGGAGGCCGACCATGTGGTCACCTCCTTCGCCGCCGCCCTGGCGAGCCTGGACCTGGACGGGTGA
- a CDS encoding SPFH domain-containing protein encodes MADISRAPFLCHLRGTPTAYIRHQRGTAVAHEGVGLVFWYRPRTAVISEVPVDDRELAVLFHARTADFQDVAVQATVTYRIADPVLAATRLDFGIDPELGTWREKPLDQLAGMINESAQEYASDLLARTSLTTALAEGVPVIRERVTTGLRGDARLVQTGVSVVGVRVVAVRPAPEVEKALRTPTREQIQTEADRATYGRRALAVEQERRIAENELQSKIELAVRAERLVTQEGANEQRRMTEQAAAARIAAAAEAERAQTAARSQAERVRVEAAAQAEALRLVGQAEADAEAARVAAVTGLDSSAVVALAVRDLADHLPAIGALTITPDVVTEAVARFVRAGTPR; translated from the coding sequence ATGGCGGACATCAGCCGGGCGCCGTTCCTGTGCCACCTGCGGGGCACCCCCACCGCGTACATCCGCCACCAGCGCGGCACAGCCGTCGCCCACGAGGGCGTCGGCCTGGTCTTCTGGTATCGGCCGCGCACGGCGGTGATCAGCGAGGTGCCGGTCGACGACCGGGAGCTCGCGGTGCTCTTCCACGCGCGGACCGCCGACTTCCAGGACGTCGCGGTGCAGGCCACCGTCACCTACCGGATCGCCGACCCGGTGCTGGCCGCCACCCGCCTCGACTTCGGCATCGACCCCGAGCTCGGGACCTGGCGGGAGAAGCCCCTCGACCAGCTCGCCGGGATGATCAATGAGTCGGCCCAGGAGTACGCCTCGGACCTGCTCGCCCGCACGTCGCTCACCACCGCGCTCGCCGAGGGGGTGCCGGTCATCCGCGAACGGGTGACCACCGGTCTGCGCGGCGACGCCCGCCTGGTCCAGACGGGGGTGAGCGTGGTCGGCGTCCGCGTGGTCGCCGTCCGCCCGGCGCCGGAGGTGGAGAAGGCGCTGCGCACGCCCACCCGTGAGCAGATCCAGACCGAGGCCGACCGGGCCACCTATGGCCGCCGCGCGCTCGCCGTCGAGCAGGAGCGGCGCATCGCCGAGAACGAACTGCAGAGCAAGATCGAGCTGGCCGTGCGCGCGGAGCGGCTCGTGACCCAGGAGGGAGCCAACGAGCAGCGCCGGATGACCGAGCAGGCAGCCGCGGCGCGCATCGCCGCCGCGGCGGAGGCGGAGCGGGCGCAGACGGCCGCCCGCTCGCAGGCCGAGCGGGTTCGGGTGGAGGCGGCAGCGCAGGCCGAGGCCCTCCGCCTGGTCGGACAGGCCGAGGCCGACGCCGAGGCGGCCCGGGTCGCCGCGGTCACCGGTCTGGACAGCTCGGCGGTGGTCGCGCTGGCGGTGCGCGACCTGGCCGACCATCTGCCCGCGATCGGGGCGCTCACCATCACCCCCGATGTGGTCACCGAGGCGGTCGCCCGGTTCGTCCGCGCCGGCACCCCGCGGTGA
- a CDS encoding DMT family transporter, protein MSKALALGLPTAMVSAALYGVAPLVQARAARREEESSGLGLGLLARLVLRPLWLLGLAVEATSFLLEVYALSVAPVAMVAPVMALDMIIFTLLAQRVLGERISLTGWLGVGSMVAGVGLLAYAFASRAEVGSAASTDVLLAFLVLGLVFALVCAFLANVAAARSMIAGAAFGFGAAAGVCYAIATLATRQIGLAVNDRREGQSALADLLTTPTPYVLVLFSVLALGLQQRGLQGRAAVIAFPVTSGVSAFLPVTLGLTLFGEPAPDGAQRVAFVVAMVMVAAGIAALGRDRMAANRSVDELEGAAARPADGPGSGRPDPDRPGSGRPDVDRPDAGRPDVGRPDSRRADSDGLDPAERLDPERLDSEPLDSGRMDLERVDLGRSERVDSDLGRRTRHGDDPWNPPGRGDGGPGAALREFG, encoded by the coding sequence ATGAGCAAGGCGTTGGCGCTCGGCCTGCCCACCGCGATGGTGTCGGCCGCGCTGTACGGGGTCGCGCCGCTGGTGCAGGCGCGGGCCGCCCGGCGCGAGGAGGAGAGTTCCGGCCTGGGGCTGGGCCTGCTGGCGCGGCTGGTGCTGCGCCCGCTCTGGCTGCTCGGGCTCGCCGTCGAGGCGACGTCGTTCCTGCTGGAGGTCTACGCCCTGTCGGTCGCGCCGGTGGCGATGGTCGCCCCGGTGATGGCGCTCGACATGATCATATTCACGTTGCTGGCCCAGCGGGTGCTCGGTGAACGGATCAGTCTGACCGGCTGGCTGGGCGTCGGCTCGATGGTCGCCGGGGTCGGCCTGCTCGCCTACGCCTTCGCCAGCCGCGCCGAGGTCGGCAGCGCGGCCAGCACGGACGTCCTGCTGGCCTTCCTCGTCCTCGGCCTGGTCTTCGCGCTGGTGTGCGCGTTCCTCGCGAATGTCGCCGCCGCCCGGAGCATGATTGCCGGGGCGGCGTTCGGATTCGGCGCGGCCGCCGGCGTCTGCTATGCGATCGCCACCCTCGCCACCCGGCAGATCGGCCTGGCGGTCAACGATCGCCGCGAGGGCCAGTCCGCGCTGGCCGACCTGCTCACCACCCCGACGCCGTACGTCCTCGTGCTGTTCTCCGTGCTGGCGCTCGGTCTACAGCAGCGTGGGCTGCAGGGCCGGGCGGCGGTGATCGCATTCCCCGTGACCAGCGGGGTGTCCGCCTTCCTGCCGGTCACCCTGGGGCTGACCCTGTTCGGTGAGCCGGCCCCGGACGGCGCCCAGCGGGTGGCGTTCGTCGTCGCGATGGTGATGGTGGCCGCCGGCATCGCCGCACTGGGGCGCGACCGGATGGCGGCCAACCGTTCCGTGGACGAGCTGGAGGGCGCCGCGGCACGCCCCGCCGACGGGCCGGGTTCGGGTCGGCCGGATCCAGATCGGCCGGGTTCGGGTCGGCCGGACGTGGATCGGCCGGACGCGGGTCGGCCGGATGTGGGTCGGCCGGATTCACGGCGGGCCGATTCTGACGGGCTGGATCCGGCCGAGCGGCTGGACCCGGAGCGGCTGGACTCCGAGCCGCTGGACTCGGGACGCATGGATCTGGAACGGGTGGATCTCGGGCGCTCCGAGCGGGTGGACTCCGACCTCGGGCGGCGTACCCGCCACGGCGACGACCCGTGGAACCCGCCGGGGCGGGGAGACGGTGGGCCCGGCGCCGCGCTGCGGGAGTTCGGCTGA
- a CDS encoding MSMEG_0567/sll0787 family protein: MTVDGAPAAPPRRARVARPVLDALLSAGAAPPVTAEPVDTLAIWGDRRTLERLPPYRIEQAGDAATLAAHRELASPAIHTGYEGSGGDDARTDDSRADGPWTDDSRADEPPADDPWTDESREGDPRTVVLIARAVGAGGDGAVLGGIRLGPLWPGPDLGAWYCDRLAVSARARHEFPGVAAALVRAAAARAEDCGVLRLEAVVRPELERFFGRLGWSTAGPAALARGPGVLMRWPIDRIAALVASCKAPLGAVLAGLRPGGPGFVGDDGAPLPGSDIVAACDAIMPTMVERDPHWAGWCGALVSINDLAAMGATPIGLLDAVAGTTASHVARVLGGLRAAADAYGVQILGGHSQFGVRAALAVTALGRAAHPVPAGGGLPGHAVSLTVDLGGGWRPGYTGRQWDSAASRRTAELQAMVRMPGRHRPSAAKDVSMAGIAGTLGMLAEASGCAAEVDVAAVPRPAGVTMGDWLTCFPGYGMITADRADRPVPPTGPAASARCGILLPGAGVTLRWPDGVRTPVLAGHITGLGHA; the protein is encoded by the coding sequence GTGACCGTCGACGGCGCGCCGGCCGCCCCACCCCGGCGCGCACGGGTGGCCCGGCCGGTCCTCGACGCACTGTTGTCCGCGGGTGCCGCGCCGCCCGTGACGGCCGAGCCGGTCGACACCCTCGCGATCTGGGGCGACCGACGGACCCTGGAGCGGCTGCCCCCGTACCGCATCGAGCAGGCCGGCGACGCCGCGACGCTTGCGGCCCACCGCGAGCTCGCGAGCCCGGCCATCCACACCGGCTACGAGGGCTCCGGCGGCGACGATGCCCGAACCGACGATTCGCGGGCCGACGGTCCGTGGACCGACGATTCGCGGGCCGACGAACCGCCAGCTGATGATCCGTGGACAGACGAATCACGGGAAGGCGATCCACGGACGGTCGTCCTGATCGCGCGGGCCGTCGGTGCGGGGGGCGACGGCGCCGTCCTCGGTGGGATCCGGCTCGGACCGCTGTGGCCGGGGCCGGACCTGGGCGCCTGGTACTGCGACCGGCTCGCCGTGTCCGCCCGGGCACGCCACGAGTTCCCCGGCGTCGCCGCCGCGCTCGTGCGCGCCGCGGCCGCCCGGGCGGAGGACTGCGGGGTGCTCCGACTCGAGGCGGTGGTGCGCCCGGAGCTGGAGCGCTTCTTCGGCCGGCTGGGCTGGTCCACGGCGGGCCCAGCGGCGCTCGCCCGCGGGCCGGGGGTGCTGATGCGATGGCCCATCGACCGGATCGCGGCGCTGGTCGCGTCCTGCAAGGCCCCGCTGGGAGCGGTGCTCGCCGGGCTGCGTCCGGGCGGGCCCGGCTTCGTCGGCGACGACGGCGCCCCGCTGCCGGGCAGCGACATCGTCGCGGCCTGCGACGCGATCATGCCGACGATGGTGGAGCGGGACCCGCACTGGGCCGGCTGGTGCGGCGCGCTGGTGAGCATCAACGATCTCGCCGCCATGGGTGCCACCCCGATCGGCCTGCTCGACGCGGTGGCGGGGACGACCGCGTCCCACGTCGCCCGGGTGCTGGGGGGACTGCGCGCGGCGGCGGACGCCTACGGCGTGCAGATCCTCGGCGGGCACAGCCAGTTCGGCGTCCGGGCGGCGCTGGCCGTCACGGCACTCGGGCGCGCGGCGCACCCGGTGCCGGCCGGCGGCGGGCTGCCAGGCCACGCCGTCTCCCTCACGGTCGACCTCGGCGGCGGCTGGCGCCCTGGATACACCGGTCGGCAGTGGGATTCGGCCGCCAGCCGGCGCACCGCCGAACTCCAGGCGATGGTGCGGATGCCCGGCCGCCACCGGCCCAGCGCGGCCAAGGATGTCAGCATGGCCGGCATCGCCGGCACCCTCGGGATGCTCGCCGAGGCCAGCGGCTGCGCCGCCGAGGTGGACGTGGCGGCGGTGCCACGCCCAGCGGGGGTGACCATGGGTGACTGGCTGACCTGCTTCCCCGGCTACGGAATGATCACAGCCGACCGTGCGGACCGGCCGGTGCCCCCGACCGGACCCGCAGCCTCGGCCCGGTGCGGCATCCTGCTACCCGGCGCGGGCGTGACGCTGCGCTGGCCCGACGGTGTGCGCACCCCCGTGCTGGCCGGCCACATCACCGGCCTCGGCCACGCCTGA